The uncultured Bacteroides sp. DNA segment ATGACAGCAAGTACCCTTTGTACTCCTCCAAAAGAGAATATACTGTCGCAATAAAAGCAGATTTTTAATTTATTCATTTTTTTGTTGCTGTTTTGTTCCGCTACTTTGCAAATATATACATAATATCCAGACTACAATAACATTTTTTATAGAATACATTCACTGGTCCATTTTTTTTTATCGCTACAGTGTGAACGCTCAAACTTTTTTCTTCTCCTTTCTCTGAAACATCTTGTAGCAGATTGTAAGTGTTTCGGGTATAGGCATCTTCTTTTCTCTGATGTAGTTTCGATAGGCATCTATGATATGGAAGAAGGTGTCCATGCGCATTTGTGTTTTCGCATGTTCATACATCGAGAGCCGGGACTTCTCCACATTGGTGATGTAACCGGCTTCTTCTATTGATAACTTACAGTCTAGGCGTATCTGTTTTAGATTCTCTCCGAAAATTTGGATTTCCGGAATGATTTTGCTCGATTTCGGTCCTTTTAGCTTATGTTGTTGCTTTTTTTTCATTACGCCCGCA contains these protein-coding regions:
- a CDS encoding helix-turn-helix transcriptional regulator; its protein translation is MKKKQQHKLKGPKSSKIIPEIQIFGENLKQIRLDCKLSIEEAGYITNVEKSRLSMYEHAKTQMRMDTFFHIIDAYRNYIREKKMPIPETLTICYKMFQRKEKKKV